From the Rhea pennata isolate bPtePen1 chromosome 1, bPtePen1.pri, whole genome shotgun sequence genome, the window TGCTCTTGCTGCTCCAAGGCTAGATTTGAAGTGAATAATTGATCAGAAGCTGCATAAGCAGCTATGAACAGCCAGATGGGTATGGTCCAAAATGCTGAGGCTGGCAATAATTGGGGGTcagcctgggcagcagcacCCCCAAAGAACAGGCAATGATGTTGCAACCTTGTGTAACAGGGTAGCAAACTCAAAGCAACAACTTATAGAAAGAGGAGgcaatcttattttaaaacagagctGATTTTTCTTACTTATGCTCATATTCTCACACCTACATACTCACAAGCACCAAGATGGGGTATGCACACTATCTGTCTGGCATCTGTCCATCTTTGCAATGATTTTCAGGGCAAGAGATGGTGCCTATCAAGTTATTGTCATGTCTCCTGGGTTTCCCTTTGATCAGCGTTGCCGTGCTAGTTTTGGATGTACCTTTTGTACCGCTCAGGAGATGATAGTGACTACCCTCTCCACCCTGTTCCATCTCTGTGAGTCATCCGGATTTACTCCCCATCCCTTTTCTCCTGACCTAAGTGTCCTTAGAAGCTGCAAATGGTGTGTGCTGGGATATTGATGACCTGCTCATCTAGGGCCAATCAACACCTGCCTCTCTTACACCTTTCTTTTATAGTCTCCTGTGTTTTGTTCCTTCTGGTGCTTCACATCCAGACATTGCCATTCCTCCTCCACTCTTACCAATCTTAAAATTTATGTTGCAGCTCTCTTAACAGATAGAGTTAAATCTGTAAGAAAATTTTGCTGAATAAATTTCATGAGAGGTTCTGCAGGAGATTTTCGGGGGGATTAGGCTTATGGAtattaaaaagcaggaaaaaaccCAGCTGcttcaaggaagaaaatgagaaatgtttttgagaacagctttcttttatatgagaaagcaaaagccccatttctctctctttctcacacCATCTGTGTTTGTTAACTCTAactgttttagaaacaaaacatttcttttcacgTAAGCCAAAACCATCTATGTATGAACAGGAGCTacgtagaaaaaaaaaagaaagaaagaaagaaaaaaagaaagaaagaaagatagaaagCTTTCCTTTAAGTTTTCTTCTAAGGTTCAGAGGCCTAACCAAACTTGCCTGAAACTCTCCGCAGTTCATGAGCAGTACATGGCAGATATTACATGAATATATGTAGACATTTTGGACTAGACCTTTGGCCCATCCAGCCCAATATCTTGTTTCCAGCTGTGGCCATGTGAGAAGGCCTGTAAGAGTAGCAGGGATTCCTCTTATACTCTCCCGGTCTCTAATCATTCTCAATATGGTTTGTACATGCTGAGTAATTCTCAACAGATTTGTTCCCCGTTCATTTGTCCTTAAATCAATTTCTAACATCTCCGGTATCCGTTGGCAAAGAGCTCCATAGGTAAACTGCCTGTTGcagttctttattttaaaactgcttttttacTAGCTTCTTTTGATAGTCCTAAGTTCTGACTTAGTCCTTAGTTCTGACTCTGCCAATAGACTCGGCCATGTGGTAACCAAGTGCCAATGGTCTTTCAAGTGATATTAGCCAGATAGCATGGGCAaggaaatggcagaaaaggGGTTGGTTTGCCCTGAAAAGCAGTGTTCTTGTAAACAGCTGTCAGCTAAATTGTAGTGGGCTCTCCTGCGAGAATGCTGATGGTGAAAGATGGTGTGCGAGGTGGGAGCCCAAGGCAGCTCGGGCCATGTCAAAGGCAGGGTGCTTTGAGAGCACACTCAGACACTGGCTCAGTGTGGCTGTGCACAGGTCTGGATTCAGTCTGCGCAGCCCCCTTGTGCACCAAGCATGGCCATGCTCCTGACCCCGAATAACTACTGCTTCCCTTTTCCCAGTGTCCTGAAGGAGGGAGGATGAGCGCTGGTAGAGCTGTGCTTTACCTCGTGCGTGCCGGACTGGGTCTTCCCAAGGCCCAGGTGTCAGCACTGTTAGGGAAGTGCTTTGTGGGCACTGCTCTGCACAGCGGTATCAAGTGGAAATCCACAttaacagcagcatttctttggaaagaaaatactccACTTTTGCACATCAGTTAGTTACAAGTACTGCTTTTCCCAAACTATGTTAAGTTTATGAATCTCTCTTTAGAGAGTCTTTAGCTTTGATTTCTATTACAAGGCATACCTGAAGTCTGATCTTGTTTCTCCATCACGTAGCATTTGGCAAGGCAGATGTGTTTCGCACTCCCGTGGATGCATTATTAGGTGGCTGCTCAGCAGATAAGCTATTCAATTGAATGTATGTGTTAATCACTCTTTAAAAGGAAGGTCTTCTTCTTCTTGGGGTTTTCAGATGTTACATCTTACTCCATGTTTGTTACCCATATACCTCTCACGGTCCAAGCCAAGATGTTTCTAGCAGCAATGATTGctaattcagaaaaacagaaatgttaaatgtGTATAAAACATGTTTCCAACCCACAGTGCTTCAGTCTGTGCAAGATAAACCTGTTGGCACTTTGGAGTTAAATAATAGCTGCCAGGTAGACTGCACCACAGATGGGAATTTGGGTAAGGACAAGTTGCCAGCTACTTACAGAGGAGTTACACAGCAGTATGGCATCCTCCCTGCAGTCTTCCACGTGCAGTGAGGAGAGCCACACTTAACCTAACTTCTGTCACGGACAGAGATGCCATTGCATCTTGGGTGCCTAACACTGAAACTAGCAGCACTTACATCCACTTTATCATCcacttttgtttctcttatACAGCAGGCAAAGTGGATTATACATATGCATAACTGACTGTGTGTGATATCTCATTTTGGCGCCAGGAGTAGGTGTAGGAGGTAAAGCCACTTGgttgccctcctcctcctcctcctcgcccccAGATGAAGGGTGAGTCAGAAGCCAAGCACAGGCAGGCTCCAGCCAGCCAGGCACAGGCTCCACCATGGGGAAACTCAGTGGAAGAGCTTGAAAAGGCACCCGTCGGTCTTGTGACGAACTCTGCGGCGGGTGACATCTCTCACGATGACTCACAGCAGCAGGCCGAGGCTGTGGGCAGAGCTGCACCCACTTCAAATGCAGAGATgggaggaaaaatgcaaaaggatGTGACCGATGCTGTtgcccagggcagcagcaggtgggTACTGAGGGGAAGAAATCTTCTCAGCTCACTGCTGTGGGACCTGCTCTGGTCTGGGACTAGCTCTCTGCAAGGACCAGCAAGGCCATTATCCCTGCTGGATGGGTGGTTGCTGTGATCCAGAGTCCTGGAGGAAGTAATTTGGAGAAAGGGAAATGTAGGGTTTGGAGGGTTCACTGACATGATGGAAACAAAGACATCTGGAGAGTTTGGTATCACCTGACTTTGAACAGGtctgcatttacattttatttatacattcaACAGAAAACAGGTAATTTAGCTGAAGATATGCCATAAAACAACAGTAATATAACATAGATCATACATTATGTAACACTTACTGTCAGAAAAACTCTGTGTACATAAGCCTGTGAAATACCATGCATGGATAGTAAGTGTGAAAGATTGCTCCCCAGCTGCTGGTCCTAGGGAACTCCTGAAATTTCAGCAACAAGtgatttttatgcatttttcacgtttttctgtttcctgtaaACAATTTGCTCTCAATGTAAACCATCAGGAAATGCTATGACAAATGCTCAAGGCTGTGCATAGTCCATGCCAAGCTTGACTTCAGCGCTGTGGTGGAGCTGCTGGGACTTGGGGCTacctctgtgctgctgcctggggcAAGGGCAGAAGGGCACGCAGTGACACAGGCTGCTCTGGGCAGGGCTCTGTCTTGGATGTCATGTACCACTTCCTCAGTGGTGCTTGTCCAGGACAGGCACAGCGTTGTGCTCATTCAGTACTTGCTgctactctttttttctagtgCTTGACTACAGATCTATCTGTTCTGAGCATGAACAAACCTCCAGACTGTGCCAGTGCAGCAACCCTTACGTGCGGAATATAAGGCCTGTATTATTCTTTTGCAGTCTCCTTTCCTAACTTTGAATTTGCATTTGGCTTTTTACAGGCAAAGCACAGGAATATCTCAGAGATGCTTCTGGGATGGCTGTAGGAGtcaggaagggggaaggagggctTTATAcgttatcttcatttttaaagtattttatcaaCTCCAAGAACTGGAGATGATACATCTTGTTAAAAGCAGGTTCTGCAGGAAATCCCACTGCAAGGGACTTGTGGAATATGCGACAACTCAGTTTACTAAGTGGACAATTAATATTTTGATCCTTGAACTTTTAGACCATTTTCTATTGTCTCTACTTCTAAGCCTCAGTCCAAAGCCTATCACAGTCAAAATAATTCCAATTAAAGTGATGTGACTACGAGCAAGCAGGCAATTGCAGGGAAGGGTAGCCTGTCTTGCATGCTGGTCAGCTGCTGAGCAAGAAGCCTCTAATCACTTCACTTCGGTGGCTGAAGAGGAGCAGAATCCCACTGACAATCTGCTCTCTTTCCCTTGTGCAACACTTTTCAGTTCAGATCACACATCCAGtgtgatctgaaaaaaatcagatgtgtCTGATTTCCAGTGTCAGGATTACTACAGAAACTGTTCCTGGGATACTGCAAGGGTAACATCCATAGTGgtatatttaaaagtaatgtCTTTTCTGCTAATGGGGCTATTGCAAGAGACACAGATTTCcctttttcatttgtcttttcacACAAGGGCATAATTTCACAAACACCGTTAACTATTTTCTGAGATAGTTCCAGGTTATGCCAGTTGCTGGGGCCAGTGACTGTCATTTATGTTTACATGATGGTGACAGAGGAGATCAGGGACCAGAACTAGCTTAAAATGAAGCTTGCAAGGAGAAAATATGGTTGATTTTAATGTTCAGTTTAATGGATCAATTTCCCAGTCCTGTTCTCCATGTTGTTAGGGACAAGTCAAAGAATCACACAAGGGGAGAGTGAAGAGCAAAATATGAGTCAAACTACAGCCTAAATTATAAAGGCATGGAGATGTTTACTCTCAGTGACTTTTCcttaaacaatataaaaatcttcTCTAAGCCTTCAAGTATTTTTATGCTCTCCTTAAATTGtcacttctcctttctccaaaaCAATCTCTGAAAGTGGAGCTGATAACAGTGCCACCTCACAGAGAACAAAAACTAGCCCAACACTGTGACTGTGTGTAACGGGCCAACGTCTGAGAGTCTAGCCTTTCCCCTCCTGCTATGTTAGCTAGTCAGGAGACTCTGGAGGGAGaatgtttgatttcattttttagaCTTCTTGCTGCAGGCAGTTGTACCACCTGTAGAGACTGGAGTGGAGTTCTGGGCTGTTGGAAAGGAACGAGGACTTTGAAGCTGTGCTGAGTAAACCTGGGGCAGGCCCAGCAGAAGCCTGGCTTGCTCATATCTATGAACTGAAATTGTTCTATTTACCTCTCTATTCCTATATTACAGAGAAATCCTGGATGGCATGTATTCCGATTTGCGGCTCACATGGATTGAAGGAAGAAGTTTCAGCACTGCCCACTAGCCCTTAATTTTATGTTCATTCCCCTTCTGCATCATCTGCTTTTTAGTGGAAGGAGGGCTAGCGACAGTGGCTTTAGGCCCACTCCAGGTATATTTTCATGTCTGATATCTGGCTTCCGCCATGTGattggaaaacaaaaggaacTGCTAAGCTGGCACTTCCAAGGTGTCATGGCCAAACGACCCAGGTGAGTGATGGATTGCTGCTGCCAAACACAGACACCAGCAGTGGAAACTCATTGCTCTGGTGCTGACAGCAGCAGACCCGGCTTTCGCTCCAAAACTTGGTGTCCTGGGGACAGAACTTTGAATCTCATTTCAAAAGATATAACAAGAGAATCCTGCTGGGGTCACTGGATTAAATGTAGCTGAAAGACTAGCGGTGTATGACCACTGAGCAAAGTATGGGAAAGAAGGCCTATTTTCTGGTGTGGAACCCCAAGTTGCAGTAGGGGAGTGGAATTACATCTCTGAAGCAATTTCCATTTGTTCTTAGCCCTTGCAGGTGGGTGGGTGTGAAGCCAGATGGTACAGGGATATACTAGACGACCTGTCAGTACAGAGGTGTGGATTTGTACTTCATCCCCAGTGCATCACCATGTAAGAGCCCATGCTGCTCTGGGTTTTTGGAGATGTTTTTGGATGTGCAGGTCTGTGCAGTCCCTGCTTCAGGACCAATTGCAAAGTAATTACaacactaaaaaaaaccccaagaaaCAACTGAATGTTTCAGAACAGCGGAATTCTGCAGTTCCAAAAGCAATATTAATTTGTCAGGGGTCTCCATCACTCTCAGAGTAAAATGTAGAGGAAAGTAAGAGATGTAGTGCAAGGTTGTTATTTTGGGGTATGAATTtacatttccttaaaaagaaagtctGGGAGTTTAGGGTGAACCTGAGCTAATggattttctggttttgctgcagaatttacattttttttaatttacagaataAATTGCAGCAAtcagttcttattttaaagatatgaaCATTTTTGATTGGAAGTACTACAGCCTACcagagattttgattttttttttcatgttggcTAGTGTTGCATTTTGAGTAGGAAGTTTCAGCTTCATACCAGCTCTTCTTAGCTCATTGCGCTACCCAGCACTTCTGCCAAGTCAAACTTAATGGAGAGGTTCCTCCACTAATCTCTATGGCTTTTATCAAGATTTTATTATTGCTCACCTTACTGTGAACTCTGAAAAGGCAGGGGGAATATCTGAAGTCATTTAAACTCATTTGCAGTGTCACTGGGATGCAGGTAAGTGTTGCTGCCTCCACACccttggttttgtttcctgGCAGATGGGCAACAGAAGGGTGATGGTGATGAGGTGAGCTGCCCATTCCCCCCCTGGTCCGCATGTGCCTACACCGACGCCGGGGGGAGGCAGCATGGACAGCATCGCGGCAGAGAAAGTCCCCAGACAgtggcacaaacagcagcatctTGCACGCTGAAATAGGTCTTTGCAGCaggcaaagcagcagccagggacgGGAAGCGACCCAACACCCGCCTCTTTCCATCCGTACATCTCGCCACAGGCAGCACGAATGTCCGTGCCGGCCTTGGGCGTGCAGGGCCCAGGTGCCCTCACCCACGGCCGGATCGGTCGCTCCCTGGTTCAGAGGGACACAGAGGAAGAGCCAGCGCTGAAATTTCCCCAGGCACCAGCCCGCTTGTTGGACTTGCTCTTTGAAGGAGGCCTCACACGCTACCATCAAGCACGGCCCTCCTTTTACTCGCTGGAGTATCCAGCGTGGCTTGCGCCCCGCGCACAAGCAGAGGTGTTGGCGCCTGCCCACTGCAGGGCATGGGGCAGGTCAGGCCTGCGAGAGCGCAGCGACACATGCTGGCTCCTGGGCCCATCTCTGGTGACTGGAAGGAAGCAGCCAAACAGGAAGACTTCAGAGACCAGGGCTCTGTGCCgctgctgcccctctcccctgccAGTGCCAAACATGCGTGTCTTCGGAGCACGGAGGGGAATGCGCTGTCCTTTGAATGAGATGTGAAAGCAGAGGCCTTCTCTGCCAGCATTGCCAGAGACGCGATGTACAAAACCCGTAGCATGTCCTGAGCAGGAAAATAAGCCGACATCCTGATCACCGTCTCCTCTTTCAATAGAGAGCTTCTAATGCCTAGCCCAAGACTGCAAACTGCCGTCTGTAGCGGTAGTGATGTTAATCCGTGTAGCAGCTGCCCCTCTGGTGCCCATCTCTGCCTACGAGTCCCGATGGAGACCAGCAGCCAGCTACTTGGAGCTGGTGTACTTGGTGACAGCCTTGGTGCCCTCGGACACCGCGTGCTTGGCCAGCTCTCCAGGGAGCAGCAGGCGTACCGCCGTCTGGATCTCCCGTGAGGTGATGGTGGAGCGCTTGTTGTAGTGCGCCAGGCGGGACGCTTCGCCAGCGATGCGCTCAAAGATGTCGTTGACAAAGGAGTTCATGATGCCCATGGCCTTAGAGGAGATGCCGGTGTCTGGGTGGACCTGCTTCAGCACCTTGTACACATAGATGGAGTAGCTCTCCTTCCTGCTTTTGTGGCGCTTCTTATCCCCCTTCTTCTGGGTCTTTGTCACGGCTTTCTTGGAGCCCTTCTTGGGGGCAGAAGTGGACTTTGCTGGCTCCGGCATCTTGAAAGCTCTTTCTCTAGGTTTGAGTCTGCTTggaaagaacaccaaaagatCAGactcttttttattcttctacaaaataattttactgaaagATGGGAGACTGATTCAGGGCAGGAAGGAAGAACTAAATGCAGAGGTAAGAGATGCAATGACATCTCTGACATCTGAGATAAAACCCCCATGACCAACTGCAAGCATTTTTGAATTGCCAGTGAGAACTGCTCTGGTTTGTGTATGTTCttgtgttgttttctgtttaaatacCCATCAAACTGGCCTTGTAAACACTGCTGAACCCAGGCCTACTTGGCCTGGAATGAGCTGGGAATGAACATGTTTCTGAGAACATTACAGGAATTGGTCTTCgccaaagaaaacaatgtttgtAACATGGATTAGGCCAAATCGTTCTGGAATGGTCTGGAGACAGTTACAAGAGATCACTGAAACCACCTTTAtattaaattgtttaaaattattttacatagtTATTACAAACTCCAGTAAACCCTGTTTTCTGTGTGTGGGCAGAAGCTTATTTTGTATGTGTCCGTGGATATTGTTTTACGTCATGTATTACAGtggaacataaaaataattaaactctAAGCTGGCTAGCTGAAGTACTGGAAACTCCCAATGCTCCAGTCAGCTAGCAAAAATAGAGTAGAAAAGCTGAAAGGAGGTGGCAAGAAGCACCTGGCACAGAATCAGGAAAGTagacagcaaaaaaagcaaGGTGCTTTTTGGCTTCAAGTTGATTGAGGGAAGCTACAGGGACTGAAATGGTCTCTGCCATTTTGCACTTTCTGCTCTCAGGAAAGCAGGTCTCTTTTCACCTGTTTACATCAAAAATGCCTGATTctgttcctgatttttttccttcgCTAGGCCGCAATTTGCAGAGCCCTGACCTTTCGCTGACTGCCGTAATCCAGAAGCACAGTAATAAAAAGACGGTATGTAGATGGGTCATAAAACCAGATGCCAGCATGGGTCCATGGAATAACTATGCTGTAAACTGGGCTTTTGATATGAATGGTTTGGTGTTCAGCATGGAAAAGCTAATCTCCAGCCTTTTGCCCCCAACCAGCTTCCAGCCTTGTCCCAGGGCCTCTCCTTCGAAGAGGGCCTACGAATTACACTCTGTCGGCTAGGAGacacaggaagggaaaaaaaggagcctGATGGCACACGTGAAAATGGACAGAGGGTTAACAGGGGAGAGAAATCTGGGACTTAATGCATGGGCAGTACACAGAGACCCAAACGCCCTcgggccggggcgcggagcTGGGACGCTGGGCTGGGCTTAGCTGAGGTCCCTCGAGCACAGAAGCGCACGTCCTTCCCTGGAGCTCGGCCACCAGGCAGCCGCGGGGGACGGACCGGTGCAACAACCCCGGGGATACGGCAACACGCCTAGAGCCCCTCCGTGTCGTGTGTAAAAACTGTCCTGTCTGCTCTCCACTCTTGTGGAGATCCCCCAAACCGCCTGCTTGCCTGAAAGCTAAAACGTGGCACCAGTGCCCTCAACACTCAGTTTATGCTAAGACAAAGCACTTTCTTCCTTAATGCTAATGGTAGTTTCGCCTTTGTGAGGCCTAGGAGACACGTTCAGGTTTCCTTTGCTTCTTGCAGAAAATGAGTGTTTTGTCAATCTAAAACGGGGTACTTCGTGCTAGGCTGAAAGGGACAGAGTACAGGAAAACTTCACGTAATAGTGAATAGTGAATAATTACAAGAACACAACAAACTCCCTCACTGCACCAGAATCTCAAAATGCTCACGTCAAAAGCACGCAAATactaacaaaaaaaccctacaaaaatacatataaatcaTCCTCAAGCCAGTAGAACTGTCAGTATCCTAACCTAATATAggaggacaggaaagaaaatagactgAAAGCTGTTGATGCTTTCTTCtaattggttttgttttatgaacattagtattttttctgagtttcaggaagtctgtatttttatctGTATCTTTTTTATCTGTATGTGCTTATACAAGCTGGTGACCACAAATGAACATATTTTACTGActctctttcaaattaaaaggaaaacaatttcatagaaagagaaaggagatggGCACACTGGTAGAGCAGCTTTCCTTCAGGTGAATGCACAACGTGGCAAAGACCTATGACTAAGCCTGAACCAGATGGAAAAAATTGGACAAAGACCATGCCCAGTGCACCACAGCtgaattttagagaaaaatgaattcagaagCTTGGCACAGCAAAacattaatttggaaaatatgaataaacaatgttaaaaaaatcatagaaactTGCTCAAGGAAGGAACCTCAAGAGCTCCACACTCCGCTTTTTGAGGATGCGGTACCCTTAGACAAGCCCTGGCAGGTtgatttcttccctcttcttgaaaatctccaaaggTAAGATTTTCAGAAGCCCCTAAAATCTGGAACTGAACTGAACTAGTTCTTCACCTCATTCACCATCACATtccctttcttaatttttttctggcatTCTTTGCAGTGAGGGGATTTGGCATGTGAAATCCTGAACCGAGCTGAAAGTGCTGAATGCACTTCGAAATGCTGAGACCTGTCTACTTAAAtagttcattttcttcctttgctagGCCTCTATCTGGGAAACAacacagggggaaaaaaaatcccctacTGGTTTTATTTGCAAACTTGAAGATATTCTTTTCAATGGAAAGGCATTTTTCCAAGACAAGAAATAActgtgcatttcttttcctctcgaGCTAGTTTCCtgacagaaaaatactgcaacTGCAAAATGTAAACGACCATTTCTTAcgcttttaaaaagtatatgcatttaaaatatgcagcagTTGTTAATTCCACTTGTATTGcagcttttcaaatgaaaacaacacATAAAAGGCACCAGAGTGATTTCATTTGTCTCCAGAAAACATCACTCCTCCAGGACAATTCTGCCCATTTAACTTCCTAAAACCCTTGGACAGTGCAGCTAGGACCTCactctttttccatttatggCTGTGATGAGGGAATTGGTGATACTGAAGTCCAGAGGTTACTATGAAAGCTTTAGTGTCACTGCTTCCCTCATTTTCTCCTCCACCTATTTCTTTGCAGCCCACTGTTTAACGGCTAAATAACACCTTCTCTGGGAATGGGCTTGCTTCCTTCCCGACTGTTTGGACAGTGCCTAGCACAAGGGGCCCTGACTGAGGTTGCTAGGTGCTAAATAAATAATGTCAGTACTGGCCTACAGTGGCACCACCAGTCCTGTTAACAGCGTAAGGCACTCATAGCAGGCACTGCTATGACACAAAGACGAAATTAGCAGGATTATTCCCAAACATCAGGAGAGTTTATTGAAGGAAAACTAggtcaccttaaaaaaaaagtttttgatgaaaacaattgcatttctttctttttctttttttttccagaaaatgaaaacccTGAAGAGTTTAACAATTACTAGCCTTTTTGTTAGAAAACATTGCCATGATGACTGACTTTTTTAGTGTGAGGGTAAATCCTGGTTTATCATGGTTacccacagaggttgtggaggcttcatacttggaaatattcaaaactccACTGGACACAGCCCTCagcaacctgctccagctgATCCTGCTTGAGTGGAAGGTTGGACCAGGCGATCTCCAGACATCCTTGCCAACCTCAACTCTTCTCTGATCCTGCGACTCCTGGAAGCTGAAGCAGGATATCTTGGACCTTGAACATGCtttttgagttatttttctCCAGACAGAGCTTTTCCATGGCATACTGCAGCTGGGAACTCTCCCAAAGACGCCTACTGAGGGAAACTGCACTGTACTATGAAAGATGTGGATCAGACAAACATACATGTCCCTGCGAGGCAGGGATAGCCCATGCAAAAAGAGGCATTTGAAGTATCAAGGGGATATTTGGAAAGTTCCaggattttaatgaaaatgtttgaccatatttttgctttacagCTACTTTTTATGCTGTGAGTCAATCAATCATCTGTgctggcatttcttttctttctcagaagcagcctcagaaaaaaaaaacaaaagcaacaacagCATTTTTCTAGCCAGTTCTAAGCACTAAACAGCAGCCTGTCTGCTGCTATCTTCCCATCTAAGAGAACCAGAGCAGTAAGGAGTGACAGATGTATCTTGCTTTGTGTTGATTCCCCTTTCTTCAGCATcgttaaaaggaaaatgaactaCAAACATATTTATAGATATAAATCCTTGCAGACTCTCGGATCTGAAATGGGAGAGTAGTCCTGCTGAGAAATTCCACGTGAAGCCTGCTCCTACCTCTGCTTTCCCTGGGCCTAATATATCGACAGATAGATAGAGAAGCTTGTTCAGCAATTTTTTCCATTACTGGCCTCACTGCTAAGTCTGTAAGATCAATGCCAAGTGAGTGCCAATGGTGTGTATGGAGGACAACGGGAGGACTATCATCTGTCCTTCTGGACTACTTTTCAGGCAGGGATGCAAATGACattgagctttttcttttatcttttctttctttctttcttttttcttcttcgtTACTAAAAGCTGCCCTTGCAGTGCTAAGCTCTGTGGCATCTCCTCCGGCTGCTCTCTTGTAATTTACTGATCAACCACAAAGCTTACATTTCATTAACCAGCACTTTGTTTTTATGAAACATCCATAGGAAAAATTCAAGCTCTCACCTTCCAGACAACATTCCATTTCTTCTGATATTTGCTAAACTTCTGATGATCTATTTTAATCCTTGTAAGAGTAAATGAGCACCAATAGGATCTCA encodes:
- the LOC134144044 gene encoding histone H2B 5-like, yielding MPEPAKSTSAPKKGSKKAVTKTQKKGDKKRHKSRKESYSIYVYKVLKQVHPDTGISSKAMGIMNSFVNDIFERIAGEASRLAHYNKRSTITSREIQTAVRLLLPGELAKHAVSEGTKAVTKYTSSK